GGCGAAGGCCTTCACAAGTCTGATATGCCGCTGAGAAGGTGGCCTTACGGCGGCGTAGGTGGCAAGAATGTCGAACAGAGGTTGAACGAAGTACTTCAAATGCTCTATCAGCGAGCAAAGCTAACCGTGTATACTGATTTGGTGTTGTGTATATATCGAACCAAGTGTGCAGAACCCAAAGCAGGCGGGCAATGAAGCCGCCGCAGCAAAGATAAACGACGATATGTAGCTGGGATGTCGAGACAACGAAGTCGGCCGTACATCCTACTCGCCCAAGGCTGCATTGGTCCTTACGTTCGCTTCGCGATCATGGTGCAGAGAGTGGTCGTATAGGCGTGAGTTCATTGAAGACGTTGGACGTCTCAAGTCTGTGTGGCCGCCACTGTCCGTCTTCTCTATCTTCTGTTGGTCCTGACTTCCGACGGAGGCCTCGGAGCGCCCTTGCAGATTCCGTGGTAGGCGGTGGCATCGATGATGGTCGCGGGCCATGCGTTTGCATTGCATGTGAATGAACGGAGTTGTGCCTTGAGAACGAGGTGTTTCGCTGCAGAGTCCTGCAGTTGCTGACGAGTTTCGTACGCCGTCCCAGGTCAGGTTTTCGAACCCAGTCAAGTAGTAATCCAGTGCCTGTGAGTCCGACATGCAACAAAGTTTCTTGATCTCTCCGGAGTTTCGTGAGGAGTGTCCTTGGTCGAAGCGACATCGCGCGTAGAAGGCCCAACCGTGCTAAGCAAGAGAATCTTTGCTTTCTCGATACGGGCCTGTTGTTTCTCGCGCTTTGAGGTACGCAGGTTGTACAACTGAACATTGACGTCTTCTTGAAATGGCTGTCATTTACTGAGACTCTGCTTGAGCAGCCACTGAAGGCATCGGCTTGACCGGCCAAGGAGCCTCGTCCTCAGACTCGGCTCCTCTTCCAGCGGCTGTAGCTTATCTCCCACCTTGATGGCAGTCTTGCAGTCCATGCGAGGAGAGGGAGCCGAGAGGTCGAACTCGAGGCCAGAAGGTGAAGCATCTTTGAACTTCTGAGACCGATGCCCGGAATGAGAGGTTGCAGGTGTGTGGATGACTTTGGCAGGCGTCTTCCATGGTGTGTTGGGCGATGATTGTCGCTCATCGTCGCCTCCGCCATCTCCTGGGACATGGGTTCCATATCAGGAGAAGCAGATGGGATGTGCATAGGCGAGGAGCCGGAGACGCAATAGTAGAGGTCAACGGTCTTTGGCCTGGAGTGCatcggcggcggcggcggtgCTGACGCCTTCGTTGGTTGAGTGGCGTTTGTTAGATGCGTCGATCACATCGTCATCTAGCGCATCTTTAGCCATTCTCTCCCTGGGAGCCAACGCACCGAGATTCGATGCTGATCCAGACCGCGGCAGAGCGGAAGCGACGGCGACATCCTAAGATGTCGAAGGAGTTGGTGCGACTCTTATCCTCCTTGAACGAGGGAGTAGTGGTCGACGGTGTATACTGGTATTGTTGTGTGGATATATATCTAGGAAAAAACCATCGGCGGCAGTGCTGTTGGATGGCGTCAGTGCTTGGTGACTTTCTCGTCATGAGCCGTAGCGACTTTCTCAAGACCAGTGATGTCGATGCCATGAGCCGCAGTGGTCGTCTTCAGGCCATTGATGTCTGAGCCATGGCCCGTGGTGATCTTCTATGGAGTGTTGACGCCAGTCTTGAGACCGTTGATGTCAGAGCCATGAATCGCGGAAGTCTTCTTGAGAGTACTAATCTCGGAGCCATGAGCCGCGGTGATCTTCTCGAGGCCATTAATGTCCAGGTCGTGTACTTTGAGCTTCCGACCAGGATGTACTGTTGTTGGGGATCTGGCTGGGCCGAAGGAAGAGTTCCAGGGTTGTACTGCCCAAGCTCATGCCCGTGCTGGAGTTGCGAAGGGTCAGGGAAGTGCTGGAGGTCGGAGAAATCGTGGCAGACGCAGGAGTGATGTTTGCAGGAAAGCTGATCAGGTCCTGCTGGATCACGGCAAACGCCTGGGTGATATCCGCCGGCAACATGTTGAGGTCCTGCTGGGTGTCGGTATCTTGGCCAGCGTCGGGCGAGATGGCAGCAGCGGGCGTTGGCGAGGGTACTTCCTGTAATGGACTTTCTCTGAAAGCTGGCGGGAGATTCTTTCAGATCCTTGATCCTTGCTGTGTACTCGGTAGCGCATCGATTTCAGGATTTTCCGGTGTATATACTTTGGTGTTGTgtatagtatatagaagCTGACCGAAAAACAGAAACCAAGGAGAGGTACGTTGGGGATATTGGAGTATAAGGAGGAAAATCACAGGGAGGAAGATAGGTGGGAAGGAGAAGAGAGAACGTGGTGAAGGGTCGGAGGGTCGTGATCTGTCAGTAAACTGATCGAGCCTCACCACAGGGGCTCGGGCTGTCAACGTCGTGCGGATTGCCTTGCTGGCTCGTGCGTTGTCCGTGGTTACGTCTCAGCTCCCATGACTGCCGGCACAAGGACGACGGACAGAGGAGTTGCGTATCGGTGACTGGACGTGGAAATTGCGGTCTGCTGCTATCCGTAAAGTGAAGCTCACTGTGCTCAGATCACTGGCTTTGTGTAACACAGGGGGCCATTGTGCCTACGGGGACCGCTGAAAATCTGCTCGTCAACAAAGAGAACCCACTCAATTGAAGCAGCCATTCGCATGACCATGTATACCTAGTCTGACACCGCCGTGGCCTTCCCTCCAGCGCCTTTGGAAGCTCGCATCTGTTACACCCCCCCGCCGCTGAATTTCGGCCAGGGTATCGGGTCCATGCTTCCACTCGTCTCAACCTGCCTCATCTACGCCAACTTCTTCTCCGCCTGCTTCTCCAGCTCGTGCGCATTCGCTCCCGCCCTCCAGATCCGTGCAATACCCGCCGTCAGACCGACATCATTGGTCTCAAACTCGTAGTAACCCCAGCCGACCACGACGAGGGCGAGCACGTTGGCCCATTCGAAGACTTTGCGCCAGGTCTTGGCGCGCCATGTGGGGATGTAGTCGATGATGACGGATCTGTCGGATGATGTTAGACAGAGACTACGAGTGTGCGGTCTTGTATTGTGCATACTGGAAGCCGATGTATGTGTGGATAAGGGTAAGGCCGATTAGTGTGCCATCTAGCAGAGGGTTCAAGGCACCTGCTGCGAAGGGGGCGATTGTCACTGGGATGAGGGCTGCGGAGACGAGTCTGGTTGTATCATATCCTCAGCCAATGTTTCCACCAAAAGTCATGTTGCTATGCATTGCCCACCTCTCCATAGTCCAGTGGTAGCTCCCATGCGAGGGATGCGGCTCCGGCACTCTCGCAGGTTCATTGACATTGCCATTGATGACCTGCGGCAGAGGTGGGAGGATGGGTCGTCTCGCTGAGGTCTGGAAGGCTGCTCGTTGCGCGGTCCATGTCGGTCGGGTTTGCGCATTGAATTGAGATCGGACGGTGGGGGTCGAGTATGCGCGCTTCGCTGGTGCTGCTGCTGCCGCTACCTGGCGCAGGATCGAAGGTCGGAAGGAGGTGGCCATGGCGAGGAATCCTTGGGGGTGGTGAGCGAGGTGAGCGAGgtgaggaggaggaggaggaggaggaggatgTTCGCTGTCGTCAATGACCTCTCCAACTGCACCCGGGAATAACTCCCTCGGTCCAAACGATCGACTGGTCAGCCTTGTGAATCGTTTGATTGGTTCCTTGAGCGAGAGATGCAGCACGTTTTGGCAGTGAGGCATTCGAGGTTTGATGTACCACATGACATACAGACTACACCACTACAGAGGAATGCTTACTATACGCCGATTCAACAAGACAGCATGCCGCCCGTGTGAGGCTCTCGTAGCGGTTGTATATGTGGAGTCTCGTTCCATCGTTGCATACAGTCCCACTACTTCCCTCGACGAACTTGTTCCTCACTCTCCCGAAGCTTGGCAGATCTCGGAAGTTTGAAGGTGTAGGACAACAGCACCAGATCGCCAGCAGCTATCGCAACGAGACCCTCCCCACCCACACACTCCACCCGGTCATGGCATCTCGAAGGCTTGCGCTGAGCCTGCAGCAAGGCCTCCGCGCCCAGCGCGCCATCAACGCCGTCAAGCCCAGCATCACCCGACGCGCTCTGGCAACTCCTGTTAGCCATGCCTCCACCACCGAGAGCACTACCTTGAGCAACGGCTTCACTGTATGTAGCCGTTGACGACTGATACCACCTGTAGGAGATGGACAAGACTGATATGAACACGATAGATCGCCACCGAGCACTCCCCCTTCGCGCAAACATCGACAGTCGGCGTCTGGATCGATGCTGGCTCGCGCGCCGAGACCGACAAGACCAATGGAACCGCCCACTTCCTCGAGCATCTCGCCTTCAAGGGCACCCAGCGCCGCAGCCAGAGCCAGCTCGAACTCGAGATCGAGAACATGGGAGGCCACCTCAACGCATACACGTCCCGCGAGAACACCGTCTACTACGCAAAGAGCTTCAACAGCGACGTCCCCAACACCGTCGACATCCTCGCCGACATCCTGCAGAACAGCAAACTCGAGAACTCGGCCATCGAGCGCGAACGTGATGTCATCCTCAGGGAGCAGGAAGAGGTGGACAAGCAGCTGGAAGAGGTTGTCTTCGACCACTTGCACGCAACCGCCTTCCAGAACCAGGCACTCGGCCGCACCATCCTGGGACCAAAGGAGAACATCCAGAGCATCTCGCGCAACGACCTCGCGAACTACATCAAGACCAACTACACCGCAGACCGCATGGTCTTGGTTGGTGCCGGTGGTGTGCCACACGAGCAGCTTGTGCAGCTCGCCGAGAAGTACTTCTCCAACATTCCAGCATGCAACCCAAACGCGCAGGACAACGCCTACGTGCGCGGTCTTGACAGCAAGCCAGACTTTGTTGGATCGGAGGTCCGGATAAGAGACGATACAATGCCAACCGCCAACATTGCCATCGCAGTTGAGGGTGTCAGCTGGAAGGACGATGACTACTTCACTGCGCTCGTCACACAGGCCATCGTGGGCAACTGGGACCGCTCCATGGGCAACTCGCCATACCTCGGCTCCAAGCTTTCAACCTTCATCCACGACCACAAGCTCGCCAACTCCTTCATGTCCTTCTCGACATCATATTCCGACACTGGTCTCTGGGGTATCTACCTCGTAACCGACGCCGTCACCCGCATCGACGACCTTGTCCACTTCACCCTCCGCGAATGGTCCCGCCTATCTTTCCACGTCACCGAGGCCGAAGTCGAGCGTGCCAAGCAGCAGCTCAAGGCCAGCATCCTCCTCTCCCTCGACGGCACCACCTCCGTCGCAGAGGACATTGGCAGACAAATCATCACCACCGGCCGCCGCCTCGCACCAGAAGAGGTCGAGCGAGTAGTCGGTGCCATCTCCGCATCAGACGTCATGAACTTTGCCCAGAAGAAGCTCTGGGATCGCGATATTGCCGTGTCGGCCGTTGGACAAATCGAGGGTCTCCTCGACTATGCCAGAATCCGAGGCGATATGAGCAGGAATCTGTCATAGATGATGAAGCGAAGCGAGAGCGTGGTGTTGGAATGAATGCTGACTGGACTGGAATGGGGGTACGACTACAAAAGGAGAAACACAGTGTAATCTCATAGAAGACCTTGCCCCGAGCATCATGAGTTTGCGCTTCTTCGATAGGCAGAGCGTAGATTTCTTGTGTATGTTTAGCCTTTGTGAGCTTTTTGATCTTTTCCATCCCCCTTCCTACTGTTTGTGTCTTGACATCGTCATTGCACCATTCGTACGGTATGATATGCCGGCAACTCGGACGAGCACATACGAGCTGACATCCACATCGTCACTTTATCCGACCTTCTACCACTTCTCTGACGGACCTCTCCCGGAAAGCGCACGATCTTCCAAGGGCAGTGACGTCGTTGCTGGCACTGGACCTTTTCACAACATCTTCACTGCTACGGGATGTTGGAAGTTGGAGCACACGGTTTGATGCACCATGAGACAGCTTTCTCCTCTACGCCACGCCCACGTTACACATGGCCCAGCCACATGATATAAAGACGGGCTCGCGCGCAATCTATCCGCGGCCGACTTACCCGCACGAAACGCGTATCGAAGTGATACCCTGGTCTATAAATCATCTCGCGAGATTGAACCGGATCCTGTTATCCACCAAATGGTGGCAGAATAGAAACTTGACGACGTCGCTGGTCGGATTTTGAGAAAATGTGGCTTGCAAACGCTGCAATGGGCTCCACCTCCACGTACCTTACGTGTGGTCAGGCTGGAGGGGTTGAGTACAATTGGGTAAAAAGGACCTGCTTTGTTGTGAGGATTGGATGTTTGTTTGTTTTTTCGATATTTGTTGGGGAGAGGTTCTGTCTATCGTTTTTGCTAGCAAGCTCTTTCGTCCAGACCTTGCGTGCTTTGCTCGAGCGCGACGTTCGTTCTGGAGTTTGAGTTGTGCTGGACGTTCGCTTCCTAGGATACTTCTACTCCACAATCTTCGCTGGACGACACTCCTCGACTGCGGGTGATCGGATACCAACATAATGTATTGCACAGCAGTGCTGTCGCTTGCGCTCGGCGTCGCAGCGCAGCAGTTTGCTGGAGAAACGATCACGGCTTCGTTGCCTGCTGTTGATGGCGCGGAGTTGGCATACTTCAAGATCAATGACCAGAGCGGCGCGAACGAGAATTTGACATTGATCAACTACTACGGACTTGGGAGTAGTGGGCAAAGGATCGATCCGAAGAATGTCCAGAGGGCTGTTGTTACGATACATGGACTGCTTCGTGATCCTGATGCATACTTTACAGACGTACGTGTTGCCTCCCACCTGCCTTCACCACCCACTAACCTCATCCTCCCCACAGACCAAAAACGCCCTCTCCAAAGCCACCGCCAAAGACCCCACCATCAACCCCGACACCGTCGCCATAATGACCCCCTACTTCACCAACGGCGACGACAAATCCCACGGCTACCCCTGGACCGACGGCCTCTCAGCCGGCCAAGGCTCCACGACCAGCGCCCTCGTCTGGGCCGGCTCCCAATGGTCCAAGGGCGCCAATAACCAGTACCCCTGGACCTCCACCAATACTTCCTCCTTCTACGTCCTCGACCAGATCATCAAGTACTTCGACGACGCCGACACGTTCCCGAACTTGCATCAGATCGTCCTCGTAGGGCATTCCATGGGCGGACAAATGCTGCAGCGCTATGCAGCTGTGGGCGACGATTTGGGCACGAGGGTGCCGGTGACGTACTGGGTTGGAAATCCCAACTCCTACTCCTGGCTGAGTCCCGAGCGTCCTCTCAATACCACCCCCTGCACGACCTACGACGAATACGGCTCTGGCTACACCTCCTACGACTCTTACGGGAAAGGCGGCATGACCTACGGCGCTGCTCTCGTACAACAAGGCATCGAAGCAGTGAGGTCCAACTACGACTCGAAACAAATTGCCTACGCCCGCGCCCTCCGCGATCACGGCGATCATTCTAGCGGCGATGGATGTGCGCCTTATACCACCGGGAACGACAGGCACGAGAGGTTCTTCTACTTTAACCAGTGGTTCCCAGCCCGCTGCCCGGACCCGGCGAGCGCGAACTGCGATACGGTCGATCTGGTGGATGCGAGTCATGATAATGGGCAGATGTTTGGCTCTGACGCAGGGCTTGCGAGACTCTTCATCGATAATTTCTACGGCGATAACGCGAGGGCTTACGATTTTGGATACCCGAGGCAACAAAATGGAGATTCGCCGTATCCGGACCCGGCACAGTCGACAATCCCCAGCACGGCTGCGCTGTCGAACACGAATGTCTACGCGGGCAACATGACATATGCCGGCTGCTTCACGAACCAGGAGCCGGTGACACCTGCGGCGCTGCCGAATTCGATGTTCGATGATGCGGTGAACAGTATTGAGGATTGCACGAATGCGTGTAACGATAATGGGCCTAGGATTGCGGGCATGATGAATGCGACGCAGTGTCTTTGCGGGAATGCGTTGAACAAGGCGAGTGCGGTGAGCGTGGTGGATAGTGCGTGTAGATTGGCGTGTCCGAATAATGCGGAGCAGATCTGTGGAGCGGAGGAGAGGGTTAGTGTTTATAGCAATGGGGCGGTGGTGTTTGAATAAATATAGGCGAGGGGGGGGGGGTGGGGTGGCATGGAGGAATGGAGATAGATTGAGAGATAGATCATGAGAAGTGGATGTAATGTTCAATGTTCTTAACATGCCTAAGATGGAGCTTCTCTCGGTCCGCGCTTGAACGACTCCATGCCGAAGACGAAGATAAAGCAACGCTTGAAGAAGGTTATCTGAGCGAAGACGATGGAGAATATGAACATGATGGCTCACGTCGACACCTCACGTCGACACCATTTTGCCATACTTGATCAATGCAATGCTGTGATTGGGTGAGAGTAGTCGGTGCGCTAAGCAAAGCCCCGACAGCGCCCTCGGACTGTCGCCCGCTGGCGGAACCGTTGAGGAACCAACCGTTCATTCTGCGGCAACCGTTCGTGTACATCGACTATTTATGCACATTACCCATTGCTCGCAAACAACTATTGCAACAGCGCCAGCGGTTCATCAACGTCAACTATTCGCCAACATCAACCATTGATATACATCAACCATTGATATACATCAACCATTGCAATAGCATCAGCCGTTCGTCCACGGCTCATATGGCAGACCAGCATATTGCAGACGGCGTACAGAAATTGTTACTGTCCTCGCATTGCGACGGCGAAGAAGGCCGAGGAACACGACGTAGACATTGAGAAGATACTGCGGTCGTAGAGAACAAGGAGACTGTCAAGGGGATATGGCAGCGGACGATTACTACAGTACAGTAGTAGCTTCGCCGCTGAAGCTTTGCTCGCTGGCCACCGCTCCTCGCCCTTGCTCTTCATCGGGTCGCTGCAGCGGTGACACATAGCACACGACATCACAGTAGCTGCTCAATCAACAGCCTTGGATACATTCGACCGCAAGGACTGACGGCAGGAAAAGGTAACAGAAGAAGAAATGAGTGTACTGGAGCATCAACAAGCGAACCTTGTGGCGCTGTGCTAATGCTACATGAAGTGGAGATGAGGCAGTAGCAACTTCCTAAATCAGACCGATGCTGCTTTCGGGTCTCTGGTGTTGCAGGCTCCGCCAAGCAAGCTTGTCACCGCGGAGGCATGAAGAGTCCAAGCCTGTAGTGCATGCGGAGGGGTAATAGCTGAGGACAGTGAAGAGCTTGCAGACGACTGCTCTGCGTCCTGCTGATATGTGTGTGCCACTCGCGAAGCGCAAAACAGTCGGTCAAGCGGCTACGTGCTGAGACAAGGCTGTCTGTCCTTTGAAGCTGGGTCTGTCTCACCTTCACGGCACTCTATGATTACTCTGGAGCTTGGTTTAGAGTCAACAAGGCCCGATAAACGTGATCTTCTAGCTATACTGACAGCGATGGTACAGCCTCAGGTATGTCGTGCGGAATCTGCCGCCAATGCATTGTTTCGTACACCATTCACTCGAGCATGTGAAAGCGACAAAGCCAATAATGGCTTGACGCGCCATAATGACTTCAACTCTAGCTTCACGATAGACACACGACACTCACGGTATATATACTGGTACACCTGAGCACTTACCATCATATCTTCTCCTTCGCATCAGGCACTACCTCTGCGACTCACAACTGCAACCTCCAGACCGCAACCGAGTACATTTTCCACGCTATTACTTGTAAGCTACAACCTCTTCGACACAACCGCAGCCATGCCAAAACAACCAAAGTCCACCATCTCGAAGCAGTCGCGCCCGAACCCACTCTCTCGCCCCGTCAACAAGCCGACGTTCACTTGCGATGCCTGCATGGCAGACTTCAACAACCAAAATCCCATCGAAATCCACGGCGACAGCGTCTGCCGGGATTGCTTCGACACGGGTATCAAGCCGCAGTTTGAACAAGCTGCGGCAAGCGAAACGCAGTATCCGGTCAAATGGGGCGGCAAAATCATTGAGCTGAATAAGGACATCCAAAAGTTCTTCAGCAAGAGCTTCCGTGAGACTTGGACTGCGAGGGTCAGAGAGTACGAAACGTCGTCAAAAGAACGTGTCTACTGTGCTGGTTCCGCAAGCAATACTGAACCATGCGGCCTCTTCCTCGGCACCAAGGCGAAGCACCGCCTAGCGAAGAAGTGTAATTGCTGCGGGTACTACAGCTGCGCGGACTGCGAGACCAGCTTCCCTGCTGACCCAAGTGAGCACATCTGTGCCGAGGCAGCGGACGAGCCAGTTGACGACCCGTTCCAAGGACTTGAAAGAGGCCGAGACTACCAAAGGTGTCCAGTCTGCGACGTTGCAATTGAGCTTAGAGACGGGTGCAACCACATGACCTGTTCAATGGGCAATTGCAACACCCACTTCTGCTTCCTTTGCGGCGAGCCAGCTACCCGGGACAGCGGACATTGGACGGTAGGTAGGCCATGCCCGCTCTACAACCGAGCCGGAGAAGGCAACGCGCAGTACGACCACCAAGCAGCTGCTCCTCCTCCAGCTGAAGAAGTCGCAGTGATGGAGGCCCTGCTCGTCGAGATCAACGCAGAGACACAAGGCGTCATTTCGCACGCTGATGACCCGCCAGAGCTACGACTGCGACGTCTCGACAGGCGCTGGCTCGAGGAACTCCGCGTGCAGCTCGAGCGAGAACACCAAGAGGCCCAGGAAGCAGGGCAGCAGGAAGCGCCGTACTATCAAGCCTTGTTGGCTCTCATTCCAGGTTTGCAGGTCTTGTCCGGCTGGTACACGCTTCATCTGGAACAAGACGAACGGACTCGTGGGCACAAGCGAACTCTACTTACTGGGGCTGGCCTCCCATTGGGGACATTCCTGATCATTCTGCCTCCAGGAACAATGGATAGGTACCCAAGAGTAAGCGCTATCATGCGCATCGTCCTTGCGGGGCTAGGTGGAGAAGACATGAATACGGTCGCTGCTGAGAGATTGGCTGAGGCTGACGACGACGCATAAGCAATAACACCGACATTGTATGGAGAGTTTTGAAAATGCTTCTCGCTCTGGGCTGAGACGACAGGTTCGCGGGCCCAGACGTGGACATGATAGCATTGGGGCACGGGTCTGCGTTTTTGCTTTGCCAGCGGGAGGGCATTGGGGGCTGTCTGTACTCAACTTTTCTGGTGCTGGCTGATGATTGGAAGGGTATACTTGTAAGATAGAATATGAACACAATAGCGCTTGcgcacacacacacacacacacacacacacacacacacacacacaaGATCTGAATGATAAGATATGTCACACTCCATAAATGCCCAGGTTACCTGCCACTCCCACGTCCTGCCCTCTCAGACCGTGCCCGGGATCGCATCAGCTAGCAATATACAGCTTTTGCTGCCACCATGTCATCGAAATATGTATGGAGGATGGGGCGCTTGTAGTCAACGAACGAAGTGCCACTGCTAGCCTCAATATCTCTTAGTCTGTCACCATTTTCTTTTCCGCAGGCAAGGAACCTCAGCGGATGTGGCAAGTCAGGCCACGCCTCAATTTAATTTCATTGTCTTCTCTCTTCAATACCTTTGACCTGAAGTGAATGGAACAACGCCATTGTCTTGAAGATGTGAATGGGATTCACGAACACATAACATCAAGTTGCAATATCAGGACTCCATAAAAGGCCCAGGGTGATCTTTTACTCTTGTCCCGTCGTGTTCCAGTATCACTGCTTTGCAATCGTTCCAGACCTTCACTAAGAACTGACAGCCTGCAGTGCGACTCACAACTCACGGCAGAACACCAGAACCAACACCGATACCAACATCCACATACTCTCAGCAACCTAGAGAGGAACATTCGCAACTATGGGCGCATCAATGTCCATACCATGCCAAACGGCACTTCCCAACCAACCAGGCCACTGGCAGTTCAACTGTAGCTGCTGTCTCGAGACCATATCCGACGACGCCATGCTCATCATACACGACCACAAGCTCTGCGTTTCCTGCTTCGACTCCGGCGTCAGACCTCAATTCGACGCTGCGCTGGCAGACGAGTCCCAATACCCTGTGATGTGGGATGGCAAAGAAGTCAACCCCATAAGCTACCGCCACTGCTTCACGAAGGACTTCAAAGATGCTTGGAAGGCCAGACTCAAAGAG
This genomic window from Fulvia fulva chromosome 4, complete sequence contains:
- a CDS encoding Succinate dehydrogenase [ubiquinone] cytochrome b small subunit, mitochondrial; amino-acid sequence: MATSFRPSILRQVAAAAAPAKRAYSTPTVRSQFNAQTRPTWTAQRAAFQTSARRPILPPLPQVINGNVNEPARVPEPHPSHGSYHWTMERLVSAALIPVTIAPFAAGALNPLLDGTLIGLTLIHTYIGFQSVIIDYIPTWRAKTWRKVFEWANVLALVVVGWGYYEFETNDVGLTAGIARIWRAGANAHELEKQAEKKLA
- a CDS encoding Mitochondrial-processing peptidase subunit beta, with the protein product MASRRLALSLQQGLRAQRAINAVKPSITRRALATPVSHASTTESTTLSNGFTIATEHSPFAQTSTVGVWIDAGSRAETDKTNGTAHFLEHLAFKGTQRRSQSQLELEIENMGGHLNAYTSRENTVYYAKSFNSDVPNTVDILADILQNSKLENSAIERERDVILREQEEVDKQLEEVVFDHLHATAFQNQALGRTILGPKENIQSISRNDLANYIKTNYTADRMVLVGAGGVPHEQLVQLAEKYFSNIPACNPNAQDNAYVRGLDSKPDFVGSEVRIRDDTMPTANIAIAVEGVSWKDDDYFTALVTQAIVGNWDRSMGNSPYLGSKLSTFIHDHKLANSFMSFSTSYSDTGLWGIYLVTDAVTRIDDLVHFTLREWSRLSFHVTEAEVERAKQQLKASILLSLDGTTSVAEDIGRQIITTGRRLAPEEVERVVGAISASDVMNFAQKKLWDRDIAVSAVGQIEGLLDYARIRGDMSRNLS